In the Topomyia yanbarensis strain Yona2022 chromosome 3, ASM3024719v1, whole genome shotgun sequence genome, one interval contains:
- the LOC131688766 gene encoding ADP,ATP carrier protein 1 — protein sequence MSGKKADPYGFAKDFLAGGISAAVSKTAVAPIERVKLLLQVQAASKQIAVDQQYKGIIDCFVRIPKEQGALAFWRGNLANVIRYFPTQALNFAFKDVYKQIFLGGVDKNTQFWRYFLGNLGSGGAAGATSLCFVYPLDFARTRLGADVGRGAGQREYTGLLDCLKKTVKSDGIVGLYRGFNVSVQGIIIYRAAYFGCFDTAKGMLPDPKNTSIFVSWAIAQVVTTASGIISYPFDTVRRRMMMQSGRAKADIMYKNTLDCWVKIGKQEGSGAFFKGAFSNVLRGTGGALVLVFYDELKALMG from the exons ATGTCGGGAAAGAAGGCTGATCCCTACGGTTTCGCGAAGGATTTCTTGGCTGGTGGTATATCCGCTGCTGTATCCAAGACTGCCGTAGCCCCGATCGAGCGCGTGAAGCTGCTTCTCCAGGTGCAGGCTGCTTCCAAGCAGATTGCCGTCGACCAGCAGTACAAAG GAATCATCGATTGCTTTGTTCGTATCCCAAAGGAACAGGGTGCGCTAGCTTTCTGGAGAGGTAATCTTGCCAACGTGATCCGGTACTTCCCGACACAGGCGCTCAACTTTGCCTTTAAGGATGTCTACAAACAGATCTTCTTGGGCGGAGTTGACAAGAACACCCAGTTTTGGAGGTACTTCCTTGGAAATTTGGGATCGGGTGGTGCTGCTGGTGCTACCTCGCTGTGCTTCGTTTACCCGTTGGATTTCGCTCGTACCCGTCTCGGCGCTGATGTAGGTCGTGGTGCAGGCCAGCGTGAATACACCGGTCTGTTGGATTGTCTTAAAAAGACCGTCAAGTCCGATGGTATCGTTGGTCTATACCGTGGCTTCAACGTCTCGGTCCAAGGTATTATCATCTATCGTGCTGCCTACTTTGGTTGCTTCGATACCGCCAAGGGAATGCTGCCAGATCCGAAGAACACCTCGATCTTCGTCTCGTGGGCCATCGCACAG GTTGTAACAACGGCTTCCGGCATCATCTCGTATCCGTTCGACACCGTCAGAAGACGTATGATGATGCAGTCTGGACGTGCCAAGGCCGATATCATGTACAAGAATACCTTGGACTGCTGGGTCAAGATTGGTAAGCAGGAAGGATCGGGTGCTTTCTTCAAGGGCGCCTTCTCCAACGTCCTGCGTGGTACTGGCGGCGCGTTGGTGCTTGTGTTCTACGATGAGCTTAAGGCTCTGATGGGTTAG